A part of Kitasatospora acidiphila genomic DNA contains:
- a CDS encoding DUF5954 family protein, translating to MTDDSPNIPGQRNTRATTPDEPIAALKDIEAWQARDRYPELRGFSGPVFGIATELAEGGWQLCRHLGHPDPQSSRDSMALMFRQRAAAAEAAGEASAQREFLAAAKRLDWEVVDELAVLGRRYRVVRAELFIRSGADGPEPPRPTDPDPHPVGHAFGDDDGLDGLPLDPGAPTELCEGVLKLQLLRLVRPARSLAPGAVRDAEAARRDHPDGVLLPTAFSIAEQSTFGWRPEPAVLCRTPQAARDFLSMDLRVMSPVMRGLDAAERAVYAEAADLLDDTRCDEVEVAGRLLRVIRVERLLRMGPDGPEGPRPSDRSQEPPLKVHDHQLRERGLVDADGYPTELPLPISPAAKELARLFEEALALRAERDAKHGRQGGHRKRRH from the coding sequence ATGACGGATGACTCACCGAACATCCCGGGCCAGCGAAACACTCGGGCAACCACGCCCGATGAGCCGATCGCGGCCCTCAAGGACATCGAGGCCTGGCAGGCCCGCGACCGCTACCCCGAGCTGCGCGGCTTCAGCGGGCCGGTGTTCGGCATCGCCACCGAGCTGGCGGAGGGCGGCTGGCAGCTCTGCCGCCACCTCGGCCACCCCGACCCGCAGAGCAGCCGGGACAGCATGGCGCTGATGTTCCGCCAACGTGCCGCGGCGGCCGAAGCCGCTGGCGAGGCATCGGCGCAGCGGGAGTTCCTGGCCGCCGCCAAGCGGCTGGACTGGGAGGTCGTCGACGAGCTGGCCGTGCTCGGCAGGCGCTACCGCGTGGTGCGTGCCGAGCTGTTCATCCGCAGCGGTGCGGACGGCCCGGAGCCGCCGCGCCCCACCGACCCCGACCCGCATCCGGTCGGGCACGCCTTCGGGGACGACGACGGGCTGGACGGGCTGCCGCTCGACCCGGGTGCGCCGACCGAGCTGTGCGAGGGCGTCCTCAAGCTGCAGCTGCTCCGGCTGGTCCGCCCGGCCCGTTCACTGGCGCCCGGCGCGGTGCGGGACGCCGAGGCGGCCCGCCGCGACCACCCCGACGGCGTGCTGCTGCCGACCGCCTTCTCGATCGCCGAGCAGTCGACCTTCGGCTGGCGCCCCGAGCCGGCGGTGCTCTGCCGCACCCCGCAGGCGGCCCGCGACTTCCTGTCCATGGACCTGCGGGTGATGTCCCCGGTGATGCGCGGGTTGGATGCGGCCGAGCGCGCGGTCTACGCCGAGGCTGCGGACCTGCTCGACGACACCAGGTGCGACGAGGTCGAGGTGGCCGGGCGACTGCTGCGGGTGATCCGGGTGGAGCGGCTGCTGCGGATGGGGCCGGACGGCCCGGAGGGGCCGCGCCCGTCGGACCGCAGCCAGGAGCCGCCGCTGAAGGTGCACGATCACCAGTTGCGGGAGCGCGGCCTGGTCGATGCCGACGGCTACCCGACCGAGCTGCCGCTCCCGATCAGCCCCGCAGCCAAGGAGCTGGCCCGGCTCTTCGAGGAGGCTCTGGCCTTGCGGGCCGAGCGCGATGCCAAGCACGGCCGGCAGGGCGGGCACCGCAAACGCCGGCACTGA
- a CDS encoding TetR/AcrR family transcriptional regulator, producing the protein MAHVPASERRPQLIRAAIDLMTREGVSAGSTRAIAAELGVAQATVHYTFGTKKDLYRAVVEQLTADVMEQVHSSAPAEGPFEEQVRAMVDGLWESSVGAEGRCVLLEEFAALALRDPDLQEIMSGLQKRTEETATAIISGVAEAHGLELALPAHELAIQFLAGFDGLVTRYLVLRRAGEQADEEAARQLDLLVATMIGLCLGRPARTS; encoded by the coding sequence ATGGCACACGTCCCCGCCTCCGAACGACGCCCGCAGCTGATCCGGGCCGCTATCGACCTGATGACCCGCGAAGGGGTGTCCGCCGGGAGCACCCGGGCGATCGCCGCCGAACTGGGCGTGGCGCAGGCGACGGTGCACTACACCTTCGGCACCAAGAAGGACCTCTACCGCGCCGTGGTCGAGCAGCTGACCGCCGACGTCATGGAGCAGGTGCACAGCTCGGCCCCCGCCGAGGGGCCGTTCGAGGAGCAGGTCCGGGCGATGGTGGACGGGCTCTGGGAGAGCTCCGTCGGAGCGGAGGGGCGGTGTGTGCTACTGGAGGAGTTCGCGGCACTGGCCCTGCGCGACCCGGATCTGCAGGAGATCATGAGCGGCCTCCAGAAGCGGACCGAGGAGACTGCGACGGCCATCATCAGCGGCGTCGCCGAGGCCCACGGCCTGGAGCTGGCCCTGCCCGCGCACGAGCTCGCCATCCAGTTCCTGGCCGGCTTCGACGGGCTGGTCACCCGCTACCTGGTGCTGCGCCGCGCCGGCGAGCAGGCCGACGAGGAGGCCGCACGGCAGCTCGACCTGCTGGTGGCCACCATGATCGGCCTCTGCCTGGGCCGGCCCGCCCGGACATCCTGA
- a CDS encoding MMPL family transporter — MTLSAAIPERGFHMATYLYRLARWCFRRRRTVLAVWLAVLIAIGGAAGAFAGRTSDEFKVPGTEAQTTLDHIKGTFPAQGHGSALVVFSTEQPGGIKAPQTAAAVSEAVTAIKAVPGVAAAPDPYTSGAVAPDGKTVLVPVSFDSKLADITDHQRDAVEAAAEAAHAAGLTVAFGGDAYNKMAQVGGGESVGLLMAGAVLVITLGSLVAAGLPLATALVGVGIAMAGLLTLAGSFEIISTAPVLALMVGLAVGIDYALFIVSRHRHHLAEGLEPEEAAARATATAGSAVVFAGLTVVVALAGLAVAGVPFLTVMGLAASGAVVVAVLVAITLLPALLGFAGRAIDRLPMWRRALRSPGRRTMGERWAGFVVRRPLAVLVAGLAALAALAVPAASLDLGLPGGGSQAVGTDARTAYDQVSRSFGPGFNAPLVVVVDAGQAAAPEQAVQTVTHELSGLKDVQSLLPPTVDQPSRTALLTVIPRSGPDDADTRQLVNQIRDQRGALQAETGARIAVTGTTAANIDVSNKLGAALPPFVAVIVGIALVLLALAFRSILVPLKAVAGFLLSITASLGAVVAVYQWGWLDGVIDVPKVGPVVSFVPILLIGVLFGLAMDYELFLVSGMKEQHAHGMAPREAVVAGVKNGARVVTAAALIMISVFGSFVFGRDPIVQPIGFALAVGVLVDAFVVRMALVPAAMALFGRAAWWFPGWLEGLVPRVDMEGEQLPARLEQPEEETARTAARV; from the coding sequence ATGACGCTGTCGGCCGCGATTCCTGAGCGGGGGTTCCACATGGCCACCTACCTGTACCGACTAGCCCGATGGTGTTTCCGTCGGCGCCGGACCGTGCTCGCCGTCTGGCTGGCCGTGCTGATCGCGATCGGCGGCGCGGCCGGGGCGTTCGCCGGCAGGACCAGCGACGAGTTCAAGGTCCCGGGCACCGAGGCGCAGACCACCCTCGACCACATCAAGGGCACCTTCCCGGCGCAGGGCCACGGCTCCGCGCTGGTGGTCTTCTCGACCGAGCAGCCCGGCGGCATCAAGGCGCCGCAGACGGCGGCGGCGGTCAGCGAGGCGGTCACCGCGATCAAGGCGGTGCCGGGCGTCGCGGCCGCCCCCGACCCGTACACCAGCGGTGCCGTCGCACCGGACGGCAAGACCGTGCTGGTGCCGGTCTCCTTCGACAGCAAGCTCGCCGACATCACGGACCACCAGCGTGACGCGGTGGAGGCGGCCGCCGAAGCGGCGCACGCCGCGGGGCTGACGGTCGCCTTCGGCGGTGACGCCTACAACAAGATGGCGCAGGTCGGCGGCGGGGAGTCGGTCGGTCTGCTGATGGCCGGGGCGGTGCTGGTGATCACCCTGGGTTCGCTGGTCGCCGCCGGACTGCCGCTGGCCACCGCGCTGGTCGGGGTCGGCATCGCGATGGCCGGGCTGCTCACCCTGGCCGGCTCGTTCGAGATCATCTCGACCGCGCCGGTGCTGGCACTGATGGTCGGCCTGGCGGTCGGCATCGACTACGCCCTCTTCATCGTGTCGCGGCACCGCCACCATCTCGCCGAGGGGCTGGAGCCCGAGGAGGCCGCCGCCCGCGCCACGGCGACGGCCGGCAGCGCGGTGGTCTTCGCCGGGCTGACGGTGGTGGTGGCGCTGGCCGGCCTGGCGGTCGCGGGCGTGCCGTTCCTCACCGTGATGGGCCTGGCCGCCTCCGGCGCGGTGGTGGTGGCCGTGCTGGTCGCGATCACCCTGCTGCCCGCGCTGCTGGGCTTCGCGGGCCGCGCCATCGACCGGCTGCCGATGTGGCGGCGTGCGCTGCGCTCCCCCGGTCGGCGCACCATGGGCGAGCGCTGGGCGGGCTTCGTGGTGCGCCGCCCGCTGGCCGTGCTGGTGGCCGGACTGGCCGCGCTGGCCGCCCTGGCGGTGCCGGCGGCGAGCCTCGACCTGGGCCTGCCGGGCGGCGGTTCACAGGCCGTCGGCACCGACGCCCGGACGGCCTACGACCAGGTCAGCCGCAGCTTCGGGCCCGGTTTCAACGCCCCGCTGGTGGTGGTCGTGGACGCCGGGCAGGCCGCCGCGCCCGAGCAGGCGGTGCAGACCGTGACGCATGAACTGTCCGGTCTGAAGGACGTGCAGTCGCTGCTGCCGCCGACCGTCGACCAGCCGAGCCGCACGGCGCTGCTGACCGTGATCCCGCGCAGCGGCCCGGACGACGCCGACACCCGGCAGCTGGTGAACCAGATCCGCGACCAGCGCGGTGCGCTGCAGGCCGAGACCGGCGCGCGGATCGCGGTCACCGGCACCACGGCCGCCAACATCGACGTCTCCAACAAGCTCGGCGCCGCGCTGCCGCCGTTCGTCGCGGTGATCGTCGGTATCGCGCTGGTGCTGCTGGCGCTGGCCTTCCGGTCGATCCTGGTGCCGCTGAAGGCGGTGGCCGGTTTCCTGCTCAGCATCACCGCCTCGCTCGGCGCCGTGGTGGCGGTCTACCAGTGGGGGTGGCTGGACGGCGTGATCGACGTGCCCAAGGTCGGTCCGGTGGTGAGCTTCGTGCCGATCCTGCTGATCGGGGTGCTGTTCGGGCTGGCGATGGACTACGAGCTGTTCCTGGTCTCCGGCATGAAGGAGCAGCACGCGCACGGCATGGCACCGCGCGAGGCGGTGGTCGCCGGCGTGAAGAACGGTGCCCGGGTGGTCACCGCGGCGGCCCTGATCATGATCTCGGTCTTCGGCAGCTTCGTCTTCGGCCGTGACCCGATCGTCCAGCCGATCGGATTCGCGCTGGCGGTGGGTGTGTTGGTGGACGCCTTCGTGGTGCGGATGGCGTTGGTGCCGGCCGCGATGGCACTGTTCGGGCGGGCGGCGTGGTGGTTCCCCGGGTGGCTGGAGGGGCTGGTACCGCGGGTCGACATGGAGGGCGAGCAGCTGCCGGCGCGGCTGGAGCAGCCCGAGGAGGAGACCGCGCGGACGGCCGCACGCGTGTGA